The DNA window GTTCTTCCAAAGTGCTGAGATACCAATTGATGCGAATGTAACATGGGTGACGCTAGCTCCGAAATTTATGGGTGCCAAGGAGATCAAAGACTTTTGGCCGATTAGTATGGTGGAGTGTGGGTATAAGGTGATTTCAAAGGTTTTGGTGAAAAGAATGAGAACAATTATGCCGGGTTTGGTAGGAGAGACACAGAGTGTGTTTGTAAAAGGTAGAAAAATTCATGACAGTTTCCTAATTGCATGTGAAACAGTTCAATGGCTCAAGACACGTAGAAAGAAGACGGTAATTATAAAACAAGATTTTCAGAAAGTATATGATAGAGTCAGGTGGAGTTTTGTGGATATTGTGCTATAGAAGATGGGTTTCGGACAAAGAtgaaagaattggatgaaggaGTGTATTAGTACGGCCACTATGTCAGTTCTGGTTAATGGGTCACCATCCAAGCCGTTCAAAATAGAGCGGGGCCTAAGACAAGGAGATCCACTTTCTCCTCTTCTATTTGTTCTTGTGTTCGATGTGTTGCATATGATGTTGGGGGAAGCTATACGGAATAGGCGCATTGCTCTGTTACTGGTTGGGAGAGATCATATTGAACTGTCACATCTTTAATTCGCGGATGATACTATTTTGTTTTGCCCTCCGAAAACAGAGGTAATTGTGAATTATAAGAGGCTGTTGTATTATTTTGAGCTGATGTTAGGCCTCAGCATCAATTTTGATAAGTCGAATATGATCTCGGTTAATTGTGAGCAAGAGTGAGTGGAGCATGTGTGTGGCCTTCTGGGATGTAAGCAAGCTGTCTTACCTGTTAGATACCTTGGGATCTCTTTGGGGGCGAATCCGCGTTTGGTGAAGATTTAAAAACCGAACATAGATAATGTGAAAGAGAAGCTCAACTTATGAAAAGCGAAGTTTCTAAACAAAACTGGTAAGCTAGTTCTCATCAAATCGGTGTTGAATAGCCTACTTATCTATTACTTTAGCTTGTAGAAGATGCCGAAGGTGATTGCTGATAAGTTGATTGTATTACAAAGGAGGTTTTTGTGGTGTAAGGAGTATGGTAACTATGGTATACCTCTAGTGAAGTGAGAAATGGTCCAGGCATCAAGAAAGGTGGGGGAATTGGGGGTTGGAGATGCAGTGCTCAGGAACACAACGCTCttgtttaagtggtggtggcgaTTTTCAAAGGATGATTGTCCATTATGGAAGAAGATTGTTTGTTCTTGTAACAATTTGAACCCTAATGTAATGCTATCAAATCAGTACCGATAAAGGGTGGCCCATAAAAAGACATCTGTTAGTTGAATATAAAAGAACAACagatgaaagataaaattatcaGTGGGCTGACAATGGAAGTAGGGAATCGAAGAAAAACTCTGTTTTGAGAAGATAATTGGGTTCAAGGTAGTCCTCTAAAAGCGAGTTTTTCAAgacttttctctttttcaaaccAACAAGGATCTGTGATGGGGGGACTGTGGGTTTTAGGATGGGTTAGAGtaaatttgtaattttcatTGGAAGTGAGAGTTGTTCCAATGGGAGTTGAAACTTGTTCATTGACTTCATGAGAGAGGTTAAGGCCAGTGAAGCTATCAACTGGTAGAGAGAATaatcttatttgaaaatttgataataaaagtGTTTTTTCTATTAACTTTTTTGTGCAGATGTTGCAATCAGAGACTCTTTTAGAAAATATTACGAGCTATAATTTCACAAGTTTAATTTGGAAAGAGTTGGTACCGCTGAGAATTGAGCTTTTTGGATGGTTTGTCCTAGTTGGTACGGTGAATACTAAAGAGAGGTTGAGTAGATTGGGCGTTATTCATCAAAGTGACAATATGTATGTGTCATGTGTAAAAAGGAGATGGAATTTATTcatcatttgtttcttttatatgAGTTTACGTGGTAGGTGTGGTGCGTTTGGTTGAGATATTTTCATAGAGCTTAAGCTGTCTCAGAAACCATTAAATGTCTGTTTGAGAATTGGATTGACATGCTTAATAGAAAAGAGGAGCAGAAAATGTGGCTAACAGGTTCTTTGCAGTGATTTGGAACATCTGGTTGGAACGTAATGACAGAATTGTCAACAATAAAAAAGCAGATGTTAAAATCATATAAAGAATGACATTTTTGAGCTACAAACTGTGAATTGGTATTGATTCTTTTGGTTATTAATAACAATGCCGGAGATAACAGAAGATTAATGACCTTTATGGTTGGGTTTGCTTTTATTATGCCTGTTTGTTTGTTGCTCCACTTTAATATGTTGAGCTttctttgtttcaaaaaaaaaattattatgtttcTTTTATAACCTGCTAagtattctctttttttttccctttagtTTCACGATAAATACATgtgatatattattttatgtttatttcgcAGTCTATGacaacctaattaaaaaaagtaacataaatatataatttatttttaacacaaataaaaaatttcatttaaataaaaaattccatgAAATATAATTATCTCAAGAATAAACCGATGTTCTGAAAATCGGTTCGAACCGGCTGGTCGAATCAGTCGAACCGTGAACCAGACGCTAAAGCGGTTCGAACAATAAGAAAAACCGTAAAATTAGGAAACCGATGTTGAAATGACGAACCGACCGGTTATCGGTCAATCGAATCGAACCGAGACTCGGCCAGTTTTTTAGATGTGCAGCAAAACGCTGCCATTTTGCGTTTTGTGAACCCTAATTCCCTTTGCCCTTCGCACAATCGCACTTGCCTAGTTGCCTCCCACACCCACAGTTCAGCTTCAGCACTTCACCTCTACTCTCATCAAGGGTCAGAGAGAGTGAGAGACATAGAGAACGCCTGAACGCCGTCAGTACCGTCACTCCGTCAGTACCGTCACTCCGTCAGCACCGTCGCGCCGTCAGCTCTGTCGCGCCGTTGGGTCCGTCGCACCGTTAGCTCCGTCAGCTCCGTCACGCACTCAGCTCTGTCGCGCACTCAGCCACTTCGACCAGTCACCTCCTTCGAGCTCTGAGAGAAAGCAATAGAGTTCGGTTGAATTTGTGAAGCCTGAAGCCTCAAGGAGTCAAGGTGCCTTCGAGCTCTGAGAGAAAGCAATAGAGTTccaagtaatttttattttagttatgaacTTATGATTGCTTGATTGAATCACTGAATAACTGTTGCATGATGAATTGACTCTGAGTCTCTGATGCTGTGATGAAATCTGATACTGTGAACTCTGATGAAACTGTGAACTCTGATTTTGTGACATGATTTTGTCATTGTGAACTCTGATATTGTATACTCTGATTTTGAGAGATGATTTTGTGaacaaagaattttttgaactcTGATTTTGTGACATGATTTTGTGAACTCTGATATTGTGAAATCTGATTGTGTGAACTCTGATTTTGTGACATGATTTTGTGAACTCTGATCTTGTGAAATCTGATTGTGTGAACTCTAATTTTGTGACATGATTTTGTGAACTCTGATTTTGTCAACACTGattttgataaatgatgaacTGCTAAACTTTGAACTTTGGATGTTGTTTGTTCATTTGTTGTGAATTTGAGAGTTGAGATTATTGGGTTGGATTGCTGGTAATATTTAGGTATGGATGAAAGTATCAACCAAGAACTACCTAGGAATAATAATGCTGAAAATAATTCTGCTTCGAATGAACGTTCTCTTCCTCCCGCGAGTAATGAAAGTTAGTCACAAACTTCTAGTGTTCGGGGAAAAACTGATCCTGCTTGGAGATACgttgctttacaaaatataaatggaAAATCGCATTACCAATGCTTATTTTGTCTGAGTACTTTTGGGGGGGCGGGGGAATTAATAGAATGAAAAAGCATTTGGCGAAGTAGTGGAAATGAAGGTGATGAAATCAATGACGCAAATCTGCAGCAAGTTATGGaggattttgatgattgatgataaaCTTGGATCATTTTGATGCTGCTATGTTATGTTTGCTTGGTTGTTTTGTTTGTtgacttttgatttttgaatttgtatttgaatgagaTTATAACATTTTGATTTATgtagtacttttaatttgaatgatattttaaagtttagattagactataattatatttttatgtgcttatttatattttatttattattttattataaaacggtttTTTCGGTTCAACCACGGTCGAACCGGTTAAACCTATGAACCAGTGAACTAGTACCTAGAACGGTTCGATGACCGATTctgttttcagaaccttggaaTAAATATTTATAGTTGACTTTATTCCTATTATATAAGTTGACTTATTTTgggattaaatatatttttatctttaaaatttgttaattttaaaaactcataagctttattttttattttaattttatgtaaaaaaaattttaaattatattaaatatatctcTTGTAgctaactttaaaaaaaattaagaccaTTTTAGTAACAATTTTCATAAGAACAActtttaaaacaaacaaatcacATAAttgtttctaaattttttaaaattttagatgtCAGTgatatatttgataaaaattaaaattttttggacaaaacttaaataaaataaaatttaaagataattttaaaatttttaacaatttttaagaataaaaaatatactttacctcTTTTTTTCTAGCATTATATAAGAATTGAAGTtgaaataaataacaaattaatcTGAGTTACCGAGTAAATAAGTCACCCTGCTACCACAAATTCTAACAGCTGTGGAAACATGGAGCATTATTTCTGCATTTGGAACTTAGTTGAAGACCAAGACTTAATTATTGGCAAGTTGCAAGGGCAATGCATTCATCATCTCTTATCTTCTTTTGTCTTTGCATCATATAGGAATTGAAGTTGAAATAAATAACCAATTAATCTGGAATATGGACTCTGTTATAATAATAAGGTAGAACTAAGATTGGAACTCAGTAGAGGACAATATTAGGTCTAATTGGATTGAGAAGGTTGGTATTATAAATGAGGAGTTGTCAAGCGGGTCATGTTCATCATATGGTTTTTGGAAAATATGTGGAAATTTGATGATATTGAAGTGAAAGGGAGTGTTATGTGTAGAAATGTGACCAAAAGTGATGAATGCTATATAGAGTATAGACTGACAGTTGCTGgtgtttttttgttattttatcttttgatgTTGTCTTGATGTATTGCTATGATATGTCATGTTAGTTTTAAAGTTGTTGGAATTGTTAgagaaattttaattatgagagtcgagatacaaaatttttatCCTTTAGTATTTTTAGAAAATGGGAATACAAGAGATTTAAATTTCTGAAACTAGagattgaaattttaataacatttttttaaaaatatttttatttaattttttaaatttcaaatctatTACTCAATTTTTGTATGTATCTTAAACTAAATATGATATTTAGACATAATTCAGTacaatatattttataccaaacacaatacaaaaatttaatttaattttaattactgaCTTTCAATCTAAATCTCTCTTCTAAAAGCAATCTAAAAGATCTCTATGGAACATGGAGCATTATCCCTGCAACTGGAACTTAGTTGAAGACCAAGACTTATTAATTGCAAGTTGTAGGGGCCATGCCATTCATCATCTTTGATGTTCTTGTCTTTGCATTGTTGTCATGCTCTGTTGACCTTCAATTCCTTTGATGTCATGGTGCGTGTGGACCTGCCTACCCACAatttcagcttcttcttttttattctaatttttcatTAAACTGAACTATTATAATCTTTTTGGTAACAACTAAGTTAGATTGCTCTAATAGTTAATTTACTAATCTGCTTAAAATAAGTATCGAGAGTTTGAATCCTTAACATGACCACTATATATAATATCGTCGATtcattgaaatttttaaatccttCAAGCTAAGGAAGAAGAGAATTTGTTCTTTGCAAAGTGATTTCTACAATTCTACACTTCACTTTGTTTCATGATTAATGTTCCATCCTTTTGATATTCTTTTAACCCTTATGTTTAATTTCCATTACAAGTCGAGGGGGAAAGTGTTTCTCAAATCAAAGATAAGCaataattatatcaatttttttatttgtcgcCTAAAATGAAGTGGAAAATAATAGTTTAAATATTGATCCAAACGAATGGTGTGCCAACATTTTAGTTTCTTGCTTTCcgcttaaaaaatatttacaattacttttagttttttacataatttttactacttacaataaaaatatgattgctATTGTCAGCATATACaagatacaaataatttaaatattacaaatttaatttcatatactattaatataaaatttttttatacaaatattaAATTGAGTATTAtcacataattaaaattatttttctaaaatttattatttaaaaaattgtttgaaATGGATGAACTTAATTAGAACACTCTGtatgaaactaagaaattttttgagaatatttaaaaagtgttatctattttagtatataaaatatCGAAAATGTTTggtaacaaaagaaaatcaaccaaaaatagCCATAACTtaccttatttaatatttattaattgttgcgacaattaatgaatactaaataatacaaattttgcttattttttttttatctccctAGCATTATCCAtaaaatatctatatatatagtcTATACATCATTAATGAGATCTCTCTATGTTCACATATACATGCACAACACCCAACCAAATCCATAGATAATAATATCCCAACTTTCATAACCAaaacaatcaatatttttttctcatcatcTTCATGATGTTGAATAAACCACTCAAACTCTTGGCCTTGACCTTAATCATATTATGGTCATGGTGGACTTCATTCCATTTCCATGGAGCATTAGGAGATCCGCAAACCCTTTTGCTCAACAAAGGTTGCAGCCAATACAACGCAACCAACTTGTCGAATTTCAACCAAAACCTAAACTCAACTTTGAGAGATCTTAGAAACCAAAGTAAGAGTATGGATTTTGGTACATCACACCATGCCGTAGGAGCAGATCCTGTCTACGGCATGTTTCAATGCAGGgactacttatcaaaggctgatTGTGCCACGTGTTTTTCTGTCGCCGCCGCCCAAATTCGCAATTGCTCCGCCGGAGCTAATGGTGCCCGGGTGATATATGATGGATGTTTCATCCGGTAATTAATACAAACTCCATCAACtatatgttataaaataaattctttaaTGAGGTCTAGAGTAAGAAAATTTAGACTTTCacaactttttcttttgtcgACACCGTATATATGAGTTTACTAGAGTTACAGTCCAATtattttgttccttttttttgtttgtcaaCATCACAAAACTCTTGAAATATTAtgcattttcttcttttatttttcttctaatttttcatcaaacttagaatttaCAAAGGAAGTAATAtttcacttataaaattaaaattaatatttaattattctgtttgTCTCTATAATTTTATCGAATTTATANNNNNNNNNNNNNNNNNNNNNNNNNNNNNNNNNNNNNNNNNNNNNNNNNNNNNNNNNNNNNNNNNNNNNNNNNNNNNNNNNNNNNNNNNNACCAGTGTATTAATGTCTAAATattaagaaagaagaaaaaaatgtctCAGCAATGAATTATTAACAGGCGATGATATAATAATGCATGattacttttttttagttgaatttttttttggaatttctCATATAATATTATACTAATTTTTAGTATAACATGTTAGAGGATAACGAAATAAGATAATATATAGTTGATTTAGTGGATTTTTGTGCAACTTGCATGTTATTGCTATCGTATCATTAGGAATTTGATGAGATAccattatcaatatttttatgtCATGCTTTATACACATTcccaataataatacataatacattattctatattttatagCCGtctatatagtatatatatatggtccaacaatatattattaattatatttgtctaTGTTGGTGGCgcataaataaatttagatgTGCAAGTTCAGACTTTGTTGCCCGTTGCTTATCCAAATGCGTTGACCAAAAATAGTAGTATATAGGAATATGATTAATAACTTACTTTTATATGATTAGATATAAGAAAATGGAATGAGAGACAGAGTGAGGCAGAGTTTGGAACAATTACagaaagaaattaaaggagGAGGGAAAGTGAAACTGTGGTGGGAGACAAGGGATTTCtacctaaaaaaaaatttaaaatttttttcatggtATTGTGCAATGTTTATCCTTATCAAATACATacgaaatatgaatttttttgataaattattttgcAACTACTCTTTTCATAAAGTgattaacatatttttttttctaataatatatctaatttttaataagtctaattttaatatattaatagtataaaatataagattctaaaaattaaatcgGTCATANAATCCTTAAAAATTACACCACCgtttgagtttgatttaattCTCAGGCAATCGtcaaattacatatataattaataaaaaagatggTTACTTTTACTAACATAAGTTACATAATTGGATGTATATACAAAAGGGGATGCTCCCATAAAGACGcataaaacgtctttttttaaagatattttttaataattaaaatttaatatatataatcacttaaattgtattatttttgtcaaaattaggttagacaaattaatttgaccgaaaaatagtgaattaaattttgaatcggtctaaattaatattatttttttataaaaaattactacaatacccctattatataaaatgattaaaatatttttattatatatattaattttgagaatcctaaattctaatcaTTTTCTTCTCTGTCGTGTCGTTATAGGATTAGAATTTAATACAAAAACTACATTAAACtcataattaatcaaaattaaattcatttttaataaatataaaattagtttaCATTTTTAGTAATTGGAATTTCCAACATCACacttaaatattttatgatcaaaataataattcttcTTTGAATGTATTTAGGTACGAAAGCAGTGGATTCTTCAACCAAACAACTCTACCGGGTAACAGCATGATTTGTGGTAACAAAACTGCAAGTGGAGGATCAAATGCTTTCAATGGAGTTACACAAAAAGTGCTACAAGATTTGCAAACAGCAACACCAAGAATTCCCGGTTACTTTGCAGCTACCAAGACACAAGTAGCCGCCGGCAGCGGCGGCGCAATCTATGCCATCGCACAATGTGCTCAATCCGTGTCTGAGGGAGGTTGTTCGGAATGCTTGAATGTTGGTGTAACCAACATTCAAAGTTGTCTTCCTAACACAGATGGTAGAGCATATGATGCTGGTTGTTTTATGAGATATTCTATGACACCATTCTTTGCTGATAACAAAGTTGTTGATGTCACACCATATTTGAAACAACAAGGTATATAGAATatagaattataatttttagtgaAATTACAAAATTACCCTCAAAAGATAGGTTATTTAGTAGTTGTTTTTAAGTtgtttagaaaattttttatttagtaatttttggtagataattttatcattttactcttcttttaagtttgttttgtatgcatatatataaatgtatattttaCAAATCATTGTGCATCTAAAATAGTAGATTTCTTGGAACTAAGGCAAATGTATGAAAATgagttatttattaaatatttacttatggaaaagtctaggagccagcagttttattgaattttggccagcatgtaaccagcagaggaaggtgagtcattggatgaaatctcacaccaatctcacaccatcaaatcatcattgatggctagttgatggctaacaattacaaaaattgcTGCCCCTAGCATTACTCTTTACTTATTTAGTAGTGGtgaaaatttgttatttttcttgatGTTATATTAATTACTTGGAAATGAGGTCAatggaaaattatatatataattattttttcccCTTGTCTTAGAAGGAGGAAATTCAAGCAACAACAAAGGGGCTATTATTGGTGGTGTTATTGGAGGTGTAGTACTTTTTATGATTCTCTTTGCATTGTTTCTGTGGCTtagaagaaacaagaaattACCAACAAGAGGTCCTAGAGGTGAGACACTAATTATTGTGAagtctaataatatattttgatggttcttactaaaaaaaaaaatacaatgccACATCATTTAATGTTtggaaaatataaattatgcaTGTAGAATAATTCATTTACttaagagattcaaaattatttatagGTTTTTTTTATCAGGTGACTTATTGGGAGCTACTGAGTTGAAAGGTCCAGTTACTTATAGGtataaagatttaaaaagtgcaacaaaaaattttagtgatGAAAATAAACTAGGAGAaggaggttttggagatgtATACAAGGTAATTAATAACCATGTGTTTTTTAAGTATAATTATTATGTTTATGCTATGTAGAGGTCATTATTATATAAATGagcatataataatttaatttatggtaCAGGGTACtctgaaaaatggaaaaatagtTGCTGTGAAGAAATTGGCTTTAGGCCAATCAAGAAAAATTGATGAAAGTTTTGAAAGTGAAGTGAAGCTTATAAGTAATGTTCACCATCGGAATCTGGTTAGACTCCTTGGATGTTGTAGTAAGGGACCAGAAAGAATCCTTGTTTATGAGTACATGGCAAATAGCAGCCTTGACAGATATTTATTTGGTaacttatttcttttttcaatctaagtattttcttaaactaaaattttgttgaccaaaaaaaaaaaagaactaaaatgttgcataaataattaattttaacatttatagataattaattatatacaaATAAGTAACAGATTATAATCAAATTAGGTTGGTTTAttggttagctcactagtccgcttaagtaAGTGTTAGGAGTTTGAATCTCGTCTTGTGCATGTTGTAACTCATTGGCCAGCGATAAAttcttaaatggagctcagaacTGTGGCAAATTAATCTTTGATCTGTCAAGTTGAGAGAtaatgtgaaaaataaaagaaacgcAACAGATATGAGTTTCTCATAACATTATTTATCtaacatttcttttttttttgtttttaaattttgatcattatacataaaaaaagaaatatgtaTTATAAGGCTCACATAACAAGCTCAAACTAATATGCCTTTATAgttttcctttttattgaccatttatttatttattttttaaattaggtgAGAAGAAGGGTAATCTGAATTGGAAACAAAGGTATGATATAATTGTAGGCACAGCAAGAGGTCTTGCATATCTACATGAGGATTTCCATGTTTGTATCATACACAGAGATATAAAAACTAGCAACATACTATTGGATGATGATCTTCAACCTAGAATTGCTGACTTTGGTTTAGCAAGGCTTCTACCTGAGGACAAATCTCACCTTAGCACAAAATTTGCAGGAACTCTGTAAGTCAAAACAAGTGCAATAATATATGGTCACACTGTTAACCTCAGGTGCaattaacttcacgtgaaattgataactagtcaaattatt is part of the Arachis duranensis cultivar V14167 chromosome 1, aradu.V14167.gnm2.J7QH, whole genome shotgun sequence genome and encodes:
- the LOC107495562 gene encoding cold-responsive protein kinase 1 — encoded protein: MMLNKPLKLLALTLIILWSWWTSFHFHGALGDPQTLLLNKGCSQYNATNLSNFNQNLNSTLRDLRNQSKSMDFGTSHHAVGADPVYGMFQCRDYLSKADCATCFSVAAAQIRNCSAGANGARVIYDGCFIRYESSGFFNQTTLPGNSMICGNKTASGGSNAFNGVTQKVLQDLQTATPRIPGYFAATKTQVAAGSGGAIYAIAQCAQSVSEGGCSECLNVGVTNIQSCLPNTDGRAYDAGCFMRYSMTPFFADNKVVDVTPYLKQQEGGNSSNNKGAIIGGVIGGVVLFMILFALFLWLRRNKKLPTRGPRGDLLGATELKGPVTYRYKDLKSATKNFSDENKLGEGGFGDVYKGTLKNGKIVAVKKLALGQSRKIDESFESEVKLISNVHHRNLVRLLGCCSKGPERILVYEYMANSSLDRYLFGEKKGNLNWKQRYDIIVGTARGLAYLHEDFHVCIIHRDIKTSNILLDDDLQPRIADFGLARLLPEDKSHLSTKFAGTLGYTAPEYAIHGQLSEKADAYSYGVVVLEIISGQKSSELRDDADGEFLLQRAWKLYEKDMHLELVDPTLDPEEYSSEEVKRIIEIALLCTQASPSTRPTMSEVVLLLKSKNLLMENMMRPTMPVFVHSSNVRSQHDTSTSTASSSVSASKATVSTSVLSAR